From a single Lolium rigidum isolate FL_2022 chromosome 7, APGP_CSIRO_Lrig_0.1, whole genome shotgun sequence genomic region:
- the LOC124669209 gene encoding GDSL esterase/lipase At1g28600-like: GVSTSSSGKKDRTKVMDSSATMSVLAVLLLVLAVAQPSGADTPCYTRLFSFGDSLTDTGNFGFVFPNDTLAPGLSLPYGETFFHSATGRCSNGRLIVDFIAHALGLPLVTPYWSGKSVEDFAHGANFAVAGATAMSPEFFWERGYSAADADTVHLDMQMNWFRDLLHLLCPSDLSDCADMMNKSLFLVGEIGGNDYNSPLQSLMPFEMIRSFTPSVIDKISSTITDLIGLGAKTLLVPGNLPIGCSPLYLTAYKSNKTKDYEPETGCIRWLNEFSQYHNKILMDELEKLQKLHPNVAIIYADYYAAAMEIFVSPKHFGMEDPLLACCGGAGPYGVSLAERCGQGEYNLCDDPQNYGSWDGIHPTEATNEAIANGLLRGPYTKPPISTTTNSCGRLSELFSSVEYKVIYNV; the protein is encoded by the exons AAGGTCATGGATTCCTCGGCCACCATGTCGGTACTGGCCGTGCTGCTACTGGTACTGGCGGTGGCGCAGCCATCGGGGGCGGACACGCCATGCTACACGCGGCTGTTCAGCTTCGGGGACTCGCTGACAGATACGGGCAACTTCGGCTTCGTCTTCCCCAACGACACCCTGGCCCCCGGGCTCTCTCTGCCCTACGGCGAGACCTTCTTCCACAGCGCCACCGGCCGCTGCTCGAATGGCCGCctcatcgtcgacttcatcg CGCACGCGCTAGGGCTGCCGCTCGTGACGCCGTACTGGAGCGGGAAGAGCGTGGAGGACTTCGCGCACGGAGCCAACTTTGCCGTCGCCGGCGCAACAGCGATGAGCCCGGAATTCTTCTGGGAGAGGGGCTACTCCGCGGCTGACGCGGACACAGTGCACCTCGACATGCAGATGAACTGGTTCCGAGACCTACTCCACCTACTCTGCCCAAGCGATTTATCGG ATTGCGCGGACATGATGAACAAATCTTTGTTCTTAGTTGGAGAAATTGGGGGCAATGACTACAACTCCCCTCTCCAATCTTTGATGCCCTTTGAGATGATTCGGTCCTTCACTCCTAGTGTAATTGACAAAATCTCTTCCACGATCACT GATCTGATTGGCCTCGGAGCCAAAACACTACTAGTTCCTGGCAACCTTCCGATTGGGTGCTCACCATTATACTTGACGGCATACAAGAGTAACAAGACAAAAGACTATGAGCCAGAGACAGGCTGCATCCGTTGGTTGAACGAATTCTCACAATACCACAATAAAATTCTTATGGATGAGTTGGAGAAGTTGCAAAAGCTTCATCCTAATGTAGCAATCATATATGCCGATTACTATGCAGCTGCTATGGAAATATTTGTTTCCCCTAAACATTTTG GGATGGAGGATCCGTTGCTTGCTTGCTGCGGAGGAGCAGGTCCTTATGGTGTGTCTTTGGCTGAACGTTGTGGACAAGGAGAATACAAcctgtgtgatgacccacaaaatTATGGATCCTGGGACGGCATACATCCCACAGAAGCAACAAACGAAGCTATTGCCAATGGTCTTCTAAGAGGTCCATATACTAAGCCTCCAATTTCGACCACCACCAATTCATGTGGAAGGCTTAGTGAACTTTTCTCTTCTGTTGAATACAAGGTCATCTACAACGTGTAA